CAGCGCCACCCCCGGGGCGGTCCCTGCCGTGTGCGGGGCGGGTCACGCAGCGTGGGGCGGGCAGAGCCCGCACGGCGCGGCCACTGCGGCTccggggacaggggacagccccTGTGCCACCCGCGGCGCATCctgacaccccccccccccccgggctggaggaagggaggggaacccccagccctgtccccaaaaTCAGCTCCTGCCGCCAGGGCCagcgggggacacggggagggatggggggtgctggcactggtggcactggtggcactggtggcacaaGGTGCAGGGTGGTGCCGGGCACTGGAACTCCTGCGGGGGGGTCCGCAGGGTCTCTGCTCCAGGGTGAGGGTCCCACCCCGAGTGCAGGTAccccaaaggcacagggggCTGAGCTTCCCCAGCCGGacaccagggctgggctgacCATGGCCCCCACACGGAATTGTTGAGGCTGGAAAAGTCCTCTGAGACAGAGTCCCAAAAACCAAGGCCACCGCTGTCCCGTGTccccgagtgccacatccacagagCTGTTAAATCccctcagggatggggactccacccctgcagctgtgccagggctgggcagtcCCTCCAGGAGGAAATTCTCCCAAATATccaccctgagctcccctggcccagcctgaggccgttccctctcctcctgtccctgttccctggagcacagcccgaccccccccggctgtcccctcctgtcaggagctgtgcagagccacaaggccccccctgatcccccttttctccaggctgagccccttcccagctccctcagcccctcctggggctccagccccttcccagctctgatCCCTTCCCTGGCCACGCTCCAGCCCTTCCATGTCCCTCTTGTCCTGAGGGGCCCAAATGCCACTTGTGAGGAGGGTCTGGCACCCACAGGCAGCAAATCCAGGGCTGAACCTTCTCTGTTCCCCTTTCACAAAAACACAGCTGCCACTAAAGCCCCTGGGGTCCCCACAATGCCACCCACTCACCCCAGGATTAGGGAGAATGGCACTCCCCACGTGGTTGACTTCAATCTCTAGTCCAAACCcaagaaattaataaatctgTGAGTTAACAACCTCTGCTTCCAGCCGTTCTTTAtttcccctctgcccagccctcagGGCAGTCACACTCATCAGGACAGTCCCACTCTGGCGTGGCAGCACAGCGTTCCAGGAGACACCACAGCTTTAGGCACCGCTTTTCCCTCTGAACTACgtaaaattcagcattttaaagcaaatggaGACCTGGTGccaccccacatccctgctcaCCTGGGGACAGGTAACATCTGCTCAGCTGCCTGTCACTCCCAGGCCCCTGGCCTGCTGCAGGGGTGTCACCACAGCTTAGGGGGACAGTCACTCACTCACCAGGTGAGTTCTGAGCCACCAGCCAAACCCCTGGCTGGTTTGTGGGCTGgcacaggtcacacacagggcacaggtTCATGCAACAGCCTCGGGACTCAAAGGGTGCAAGCACAGCAATGCCAGGGACAAGAGAGCAGCTGGATGGCCCCAGAGCCACtcccagagccagagcagcccagggagctcCCAGGTGACACCCTGAAGCAGCACTGGTGCAGCAGGTCTGTCCCTGGAACTGGTTTTAGTGGGGCCAGGAGGATGCCCAGAATGCTGGAGTAGCAGCATGGAGGAAACACGGAAATcttcagctcctgtgtctggTCTCTGCTTCACAAAGACATCTCAGTCCCACCTTCTgcaagcacagcagagaaatgaCAGCTTCTTCCTAAACCTCCAGGTTTGATCCTGCCCAGCCTCGAGTCTCACACCAACACTTGCACAATGATCTGCAGGTGACACGTGACAGCTTGAGAGACAGCAAGAGGAGGATAAATATTCTTCATCATAATATAAATATGCTGTAGAACATCTCAACAAGGgcaaagtgctttttttttttcattaattaaaacaaaaaaaaaaacctaaataaaacTTGTCTCAACCACGACAGAAGATTTGACTCCTAAAACATCTGAATGGTCTAAGTGACACTTGAAGTGACATTAAAGTGATGATTAAAGTGATGCAGGCAGGGCTCAGTCCTTGGGCACTCTGAAGTTGTCCTTCTCTTTCCTGATGGCCCCCATGGCCCGCACAGGGTCGCTCTCCCCGGCGTGGTCCTGGACTGActtctccctgccaggagggaagagcagggtCAGGATGGAATCCCAGCTGTGGAGGCACCAGGGTCAGGGCTCAAGGCTGCACTTCAGCATCAGAGACTGGGCTTTGGCACAGCTCTCAGGCCTGGCTTGAAGGCTCAGGAGGAAATGGCACTTTtgtgccccagcagcctgggtgAAGGAACAGCACACAACAAAGCCTGCTCTGTCTCCCGAGTCAGGGAACGACGCTCAGCACAACCCCCAAATCCAGGATCCTTCTGCCAGGACAGCCAGTGAGAGCCTTGGAGGCATCCAGGACTGtgggaggcactgggacagcccctcctgcccacagccccccagcagcaggggctcCCTACCTCACTCTCATGAAGGGGTTGTAGGTGAACTCCTCGGCGATGGTGGAGGGGATGGTGGGCTCCCCACTGTCGTACTGGGCCTGCAAGGagggacacagagctgctccagcagcagtgctgggcaacAGGAGTGTCCTGCACAGAACACGGCAGGGAACTCCTCCCCCAGACAGCAAACTGTGGGCACAGCCAAACCCCGCTCCCCTGCAACGCAgcaccctgcagcccctggctcttcactccctctgctcctccccagcgtggtctcccctctcctccacctcctcagcagggctctgtgtgcAGGGGAAGGAAAGCAGCTCACCTTGGCCCAGGCCAGCTTCTCCTGGATGCTGGGGTTACCGGGCTCCACGTGCCGAGCAAACTTGAGGTTGTTGATGGTGTACTCGTGGCCACAGTAAACCctctgggaagaggaagggacagtgacactggggacTCCAAAGGCACCAAGGGGGAGTGCcaggtgccaccagcacagcaggaacaaCACACCCAACCCAAGACCCCACGCTGGAGACAGGCACAAGTGCCAGGACTCAGCAGGCAGGACAAGCTGCCAGTTGAACAGATGAGAGAGCCCCAtgtcccagctcagcagccttTAATAACCAGCCCCTGCTCTTTCCCCCACAAAGCACAAACACATTTGGGGCAGGCAAATCCtttccagagcactgcagcTATCCAGAATTCCTGTAGGCATTCACTCCTTGCACACACCAGAGAgcctctctgagcagcagcactcccagggTGTTTCTCCACACTgtgtgctggtttgggctggcTCACTCACACAAAAGGAGAGGTTTGTACCGTTCTGGGGTCCAGGCTGCCCAAAATCTCAATCAGTGCCTTGTACATCTCGTCCGGGGTGCCCTCGAAGAACTTCCCACAGCCAGCCACGAACAGGGTGTCACCTGCAGGGGTGACATGCCATCAGGCCCACAGcagcctgcccacagccagcctgagggctcagccctgccactgctgccccagcacagacgCAGGAGCacggggacagccaggctgtgccacgTCAACCCTGGTGGCAAACGTGGCTGCTGAGGCAGGAAATCTCCCCAGGCAcctcctgccagcacctccAACCTCAGggcagcccctgtcccctgctgtccctcctaCAGGGGACAAGGAACACTTGTtctttgctgtgaaaatgaaCAAAGATGAGTCGCCTCTATTTTCTCCCCAGTGCTCCCTAAAAATCTTGTTTGAGCCTCCTTCTCTTCCATGCAGGAGCTTCTGTGAGCTCTGGGAtgaagcacagccccagggaaggggaATCCTTCTCCCCAAACCAGGATCCAGGCCCTGGCCACCAGCAGTGGAGCACCAGCCCCCTCTGACTCCTCtattctctcctctctctgctgtcAGATGCGAGCACAGATACATGGAAAAGCAACAGGGTCTGGGATCAGCCAGTTTGGCCTGAGACACGAAACCAACAGCTCTtttatccaggaaaaaaaaaaggctggatgTAGGACTCATCCAGGGCTCGCTCTTGATGTTGcctgcagggtgggcagccctggctgacAAATCCAGAGGGgcttccccagctccacctACAACTCCTGCTTGGAAAGGGGAGCAAGACGTGGATGTTaagcagctgccctggcaggaagggagggaagcaCATCCAGAGCCAGAGGCACCCAGGCAGAGGGGGAGCTTCTATTTTTGCAAGGGGACCTCCCAACTCCTCACCTGTAAAAACTGCAGGTGGCTCGGAGCTATTTGGCTTAGTCACATAATAACAGATGTGTCCCGAGGTGTGACACGGCGTACTGAGGCATTTCACACTTAGAGATCCCACCTGGGAAGAAGGCAGAACACTACAGCTGAAGCTGCAATTGCATGGTTAGGAAAGAACTGCTACTCTTAGTGCTCTAAGGGTCCTAAATCTGCCCCAGTCTGGCCAGgaagcaccagcactgctcctgggagagcccagggaggcagggctggggcacggAGCTGCTTCCTCCAAGCAGGTGTCCTGACAAAGGGAACTGCCAGATCCTTTCATTTCCATGCACAGGGACTCCAAGCCTGGTTGGCAGCAAGAGCCAACAGAGAATCCTAAACAAAGCTGATGGAGCGTGAAAAAAGCTCCAAAGAGAAACGGAGCTgaaggggagaaggggatggcACTGAGGAAAAGGCAAGGATTAATCACAGCCTCATCTGCCcaccctcctgtgctgctgcccctcccGGGGTGCACCCGGGGCCAGCAGTGCCCTTCACGCCTGCCTGCAcctctcccagcagtgctggcacctgccagctctcctgcaagcagccagggacagccacgcaggcagctggcactgccctccTCACCCACACGCCAGCTGCCATCCCACAGGAACGCCTGGATCTGTTCAGTGCTCCAGGCAGAGCacaatccctgccctgtcaCATTGTCACTGtcctgtcacacagcccctgtcacacaatccctgccctgtcaCATTGTCACTGtcctgtcacacagcccctgtcacacaatccctgccctgtcaCATTGTCACTGtcctgtcacacagcccctgtcacactgtccctgtcacactGCCCATCACACTGTCCCTaccctgtcacacagcccctgtcacacaatccctgccctgtcaCATTGTCACTGtcctgtcacacagcccctgtcacacagcccctgccctgtcacacagcccctgtcacactgtccctgtcacagtccctgccctgtcacaccatccctgccctgtcacactgtccctgtcacactgtccctgtccctgccctgtcacactgtccctgtcacaccatccctgccctgtcacactgtccctgtcacagtCCCTGCCCTATCACACAGCCCCTGTcacactgtccctgtcacactgtccctgtcacagtCCCTGCCCTATCACACAGCCCCTGTcacactgtccctgtcacactgtccctgtcacagtccctgccctgtcacactgtccctgtcacagtccctgccctgtcacaccatccctgccctgtcacacagcccctgtcacactgtccctgtcacagtCCCTGCCCTATCACActgcccctgccctgtcccacacctgctctgcccccagctgcacagggacacccagcaTGTCCCACGTCCCTCGGTGCTGTCCTCACACGAGGCAGAGGGGTGGCAGTCaccaggaaaagggggaaaactgCACCCACCACACGCCAGGGGTGTTCAGAGggaccagagctgcccagctcaGGGGGGAACAGGCTGTGCCACAAGGAGGGGTGCCAGGTCCCTGCAGTCCCCCCCTTTACCTTGAGAGCTGTCAGGTGGGACACTCTCTGGGTCAGGGCCcccaccctgctgtcccccccGTACACGCGCAGCCCCGGCTCCATCTTCACCAGCTTCTCGTTGCCTCCAGCGTGGTccctggaaggggaaaaagggatttggggagggatGAACACAGATTTATTGGTCAGTGGTCAGCTCCAGGTGATCGTTCCTGACCCAGCCCTCTCCCAGGATCTATCACTCCTCACAGCCAAGGACAGGCCACGACAGCAGGAGTGGAGATGGCTTCTCCAGTAATTAGGGCAGTCAGAGGGGGAATCAATCCCCGACAAATCCATCCTCAGCTGGGAAACAGCAGCCTTAGGGGCTCCCAGTCACCTCTCCAGTaactggggcagggagggaatggGGTGAGTGGAAAATGTGCAACCCAGCATCCCACAGAACACCAGGGAGCAAGCACACAGAcaccccagagcccagctgtgctgctggtttgtccagctcagggctggctgtTCCACTCTCCAGCCACAGAGGTGGCTCCACTCTGACCCACAGGCAGGTTACTACagcaaaatgttcattttacaCGCCTGGCAGAGCTGATCTGCACCTGTGTGATCCTCCCACCAAGCTGACTGCAGGAGGCCTCAGGTCCTGGCACCTCAGCACCAACGTGCTCCCTCCCACACCCAGTCCCTGCACTGGCTCCCTggaaaaatcaggattttaaaGGTGAAAGGCActgacacacagctctgcacaagGCCTCTGGTCAGAGCAAGGCCAAAGGAATGAGCTCTGatccttctgctgctcagggatcACCTGGatccaggagagcagcagctcctggctctgtgtgAGTGAGGGACCAGGACAGGGTGGTTACCAGTGGTGGTGGGTGGTCAGGACAGTGGTCAGCTTCACGCCGTGCTTTTTGACTGCATCCAAAACCTGCAGGAGGGACACGGGAGGAGAGTTAGACCACGGGACGAGCTGGCAGCACCCCTGGTGGCACTTGGACACGAGGAGTgagagccacagcagctctgcaggcagctcatCCCACCCAGGCTGGAGGTGGAGGGCAACACAAGAGCTCTGacccatttcccttttctgccctACATCAAATTAAggccaaaatcccaaaccaggTCAGTAATTCCTGGGGGGAGTGAGGGACACAGCAGAATCACAGGGtgagccctggctgtccctgtgcacagccagcccctcccagcctttcccccaCCCCTGAGGCAGCGTGGGGCTCGTTCCCTCCTGGAAGGACACCCTGGAAGGCCACCCCAGAGCCAGGGGAGCGTTACCTTCTGGGGCTGCACAGGGTCCACGATGGCAGCCTCCCTGGTGTCCTGGTCGATGAGGAGGTACATGTAGTTGTCAGTGAGGGCTGGCAGGATTTCCACCTTCATGTCGGCCTGGCTCACTGTCTTGGGCTCCCTCAGCTCGTGCTCGCTGTGCAGGAATTTAGCTCGCAGCTGTGCTGGACCTGGGCACCCAAAAACAGCCAAagctcagccctgggagggggacaggtgggacagggcaTGGCAGGTGCCCCAGCTCACAGCACAGCCCGACTGCCTCCTTCAGACACGAGGAGTGAGGCCACCACGGGACAAAACCTGGTGCCCTCGAGGCTCTGGGTGCTCCACAGCTGCCCTGAGAAGGACAGGACACTTTGCTTTCCATGCAGGGACAACTCTGCACTCGGATCAGAGAGGAGATTTCAAGGGGCAGGAAAACAGAATGGAGCTGGCCAAAGGTCAGGCCGGGACAGTGACTTTgcaaaaaaaggcacaaaaggCATGTTAGagccaaaaaacaaaaaggaagaaggaaggcgggcaaaaaaaaaaaaaaaaataaaggagaaatacagaaatacacacactgctccaacagaaatATCTGGTTTGTATTTCTGGGGGAAATGTCATCCTGCACTGCTCATGGAGTAAAAACAGGCTCTCCAAGGGAGGAAGGCTCCCTCACCTGGCCAGGTAACACAGGGCTCTTGCTCATGCCTGCCCTGATGCAACACCAGAGCTTCCATGTTTGCTTTGGGTTCAATGTTTAATCAGACCCAAGCAGCAAATTCCAGATGCAAATAACCTGGGCTCCACTGCTCGGTGCACAGGCTCTTAAAGAAAGAACCAACCCTGAGAGGTGCTACCACACAAACTGAAGGAAGGGAAGCAAAGACAACGAGGCCTGGCATCCCTGCAGTTCAGAGCTGAGCTCAAACACTTGCAGGGAAAGAGGTGCCAGTCCCTGCAGGTCAGGAACTGCTGTCTGGGCACCCACGAGGTGTTTGCACAACCCAGAGGTGCCTGTGCTGGCTCAGACCCATTTTATTCTGCACCACTGACTCTCCCAAAGGCTCCTGACTTTCCTGCTTGGCCACCTCCCTCCGTGCCACAGGGAGGGGTCCCCGTGCTGGTGCTCACCCcgtgccactgtccccagcctgcccacCCCTGataagagcagctctgcaggagccccaCAGTCCTgcagatctgctgctgctgccagcccagcccgggcACAGGGAGCTGTCAGGGCCCTCTGGCACAATCACCCTGCCCAGAGCTTCTTCCCCTTCCACCTCCACCATCCCTCCTCATGAGGGAAGGGGAAGCAATGAAATCAAACGTagtgctcaaaaaaaaaaacaaaaaaccaaaccccaaaaaaaaaaaaaaaaaaccccaacaacaaaaaaaaaacaaaaaaaaacaaacaaacaaacaaacccccccccaaaaaaaaaaaaccaaaacaaaaaaacaaacaaacaaaaaaaaaaaaccaaaaacaaagcacaatGCAACAGGCATGCACTGGGGATTTACAGTATTGGGAGAAGCATCCTACCTGCAGTGCTTCACTGGAGAAGACTCCTTtcaaaaaaagaacataaaaaaagcCCTTACTATTCTTTGATGGGGAataaaaatgcccaaaaaaCAACTGCTCGCCAACAGGGAGAACTTTTGGATGCTGTCAGTTATCTATACTGGGTGCTTGTTTGCAGGCCAGACaccaattaggaaaaaatacaaccaaacaaaaggaaacaatcCAACCTTAACTTCAACTCAAAGGAAATATTCACATACTTCAGACGCTTCTTCCCTATGAACCGTCTCTAACCTTGGCCCCGATCCCACAGTCTCTCTGCGTGTGTAATTTGCAATTCttaccaaacaaacaaacaagctgCACCACATAAGGAAATGCTTCCAAACACATAGTTTCAACAAAGGAATGAGAAAACATCCACCAAGAACGAAACTGATGTGCTGTGAGTTGCCATCTGCAGCTCAGGAGCGGAGCAGGGAGCTCCTCACGCACTGCTCGGACCTGTCCAGCCCAGGGGAGCTCCCTGGCGACGCTCAGATCGTGTCACCtacacagctctgccccagaaGTCATTAATGCCCAGTGATTCTCGCTCAGCTTTGTCCCCCGTCCCTCCTGACTGCACGCCTGGAGCAGCCACCAGCAGGCTCTGAATCACCCACCGGGGCTTGTGGAGTGGTTCGTGAGCACAGCTGGAGTGGCCGAGGGGAAAGGCTAAAATTGAATTCCACCCGGGCCTGTGGAATGGCTCATGAGCACAGCTGGAATGGCCGAGGGGAAAGGCTAAAATTGAATTCCACCCGGGCCTGTGGAACGGTtcatgggcacagctggaatggCCGAGGGGAAaggctctgcagctggaagtgTTAATGTCAGCTGGGCACTGACAGCAGGCAGGCTCCCTCAGAACCCGGCGGATTCGTGCACTTCCTCCAGAGCGTTTGGGGTTAGTCTCCTTATTACATAAAAGAGTGGAAAATTCCTGTCTCAAGCAGGGCTGTCACTGCACGCCCCACAAGAACCACGTTCACTCTTCACTCTCTGCAGGGGTTTTTGGGATTCCCAGCGAGTTTGTGGCTCCAAGAAATGGTTCCgaccccagggcagctccagtcCCGGCAGGGTGGAAGGTGCAGCGGCCACCCTGCGGTGCCGGGAGCTGCCAGCGGCTCGGTGTGACACTGCCACACTGCAGCGGCACAGCGCCGGCTCTGGCACAGCACCCCGGCGATTCTCGCCCATCACAGCCACGTCTCAACCCCCCAGTGATGCAAAACCACCTGGGGAGACTTCCCAGAGAGCCCAGGACAGGCTTTGAGGATTTAGGCCCGAAATGCAAACGCAACGCTCGGACAGTCCGGGGCTGGTTCCATCACCGGTACAAGCTGCCACCCGCCGAACCCAGCCCGGCCCCCGTCCTCCTCCCCGAGCACTGACCGGCGCTCCGGGGCTCCGCGGGGCCTCCGCGATGGGCTCGGCACGGCACGGCCCCGCCTGCAGCCAAGCAGGGCTCAGgtcccggccgggccgggccgtgaGTCAGCCCAAAGGCCGGGCACGCCCGGAGCCGCGAGGCACGGCCCGAGagccccgcacggccccgcaCGGCCCTACCGGGGCGCACCCGCCGCACGTACCGGCTCGGAGAACGGCCCCGAGGACGGCCCCGGCTGCCAGGGCGGTGCCGAgcccccgccagcccccgcGGAGCATCGTGCACCCCGCCCGGCCCGGTTACCTTGGCTGTCCGCCCCaggaggcggcggcagcgccggcacggcccggcccggcccggcccggcgtgcgcgggggcggcgctgcgcccgcccggccccggccctcGGCCCGCCCGCGGAGGAGGAGCGGGGAGAAGCGGCAGCAGCGCCGTGCGGGGCCCGGCAAGGACGCGGCAAGGGCGGCCATGGCCACCTCCAAACCGCTGTCCCGCTTCTGGGAGTGGGGCAGGAACATCGTGTGCGTGGGGCGCAACTACGCGGAGCACGCCAAGGAGATGGGCAGCGCCCTGCCCGCCGAGCCGCTCTTCTTCCTCAAGCCCTCCTCGGCCTACGTGCGGGAGGGGTCCCCGATCCTGCGGCCCTACTACTGCCGGAACCTGCACCACGAGGTGGAGCTGGGGGTGGTCATCGGCCGGAGGGCGCGGGCCGTGCCGCAGGACGCGGCCATGGAGCACGTGGCGGGCTACGCCCTGTGCCTGGACATGACGGCCCGCGACACGCAGGAGGAGTGCAAAAAGAAAGGGCTGCCCTGGACCTTGGCCAAAGGGTTCGGCTCGTCCTGCCCCGTCAGTGACTTCGTGCCCAAGGAGAAGATCCCAGACCCGCACAAGCTGCAGATCTGGCTGAAGGTGAACgggaagctgaggcaggagggGGACACCTCCTCCATGATCTTCTCCATCCCTTACCTGATCAGCTACATCAGCCACATATTCACCTTGGAAGAAGGGGACTTGATTCTCACGGGGTCTCCCAAAGGAGTCGGGGCCGTGGAGGCCAACGATGAGATCGAGGCGGGGATCAGGGACGTGGTGTCCGTCAGGTTCAAGGTGGCACAGGGCACGGAACCCGGGAGCACAAGAGGTGTGTGACTGCCACAGCCCCATCTCCATGGAGGCTTCAGCACACCTGcagtgcagcccagcctggagcaggtggaGCCCAGAAGCTCCAGAATCTAAAATTTAATTCCAAAACCATACCTGGGAACTGGCAGCGGAGACATTGGAGAGGGGAATGGGCCAGGCTGTCCTTCTGTGTGTGCTTCTCTTCTGCTGATGCTGTGGGTTTTGCCAGTGTATtgccttaaaataaaaattactgatCAAAACAATTCAAAAGATGATATAGGAGCTAGGGCTCAGCCATGCTGTGGAAAATCAAAGGTTTATGTGTAGATGTGCAACCCTAAATCAAGAGTTGCAGCTTCACAAAGAGTTTCCTCTACAAGAGAAAGATGTTTGATTTTTTGGATTAGTTTTGTGATTTCTCCCTGCTGTTTTCAAACATACAAATTAAAGGAGGATGCC
The genomic region above belongs to Vidua chalybeata isolate OUT-0048 chromosome 16, bVidCha1 merged haplotype, whole genome shotgun sequence and contains:
- the LOC128796065 gene encoding hydroxyacylglutathione hydrolase, mitochondrial — protein: MKVEILPALTDNYMYLLIDQDTREAAIVDPVQPQKVLDAVKKHGVKLTTVLTTHHHWDHAGGNEKLVKMEPGLRVYGGDSRVGALTQRVSHLTALKVGSLSVKCLSTPCHTSGHICYYVTKPNSSEPPAVFTGDTLFVAGCGKFFEGTPDEMYKALIEILGSLDPRTRVYCGHEYTINNLKFARHVEPGNPSIQEKLAWAKAQYDSGEPTIPSTIAEEFTYNPFMRVREKSVQDHAGESDPVRAMGAIRKEKDNFRVPKD
- the FAHD1 gene encoding acylpyruvase FAHD1, mitochondrial; translated protein: MATSKPLSRFWEWGRNIVCVGRNYAEHAKEMGSALPAEPLFFLKPSSAYVREGSPILRPYYCRNLHHEVELGVVIGRRARAVPQDAAMEHVAGYALCLDMTARDTQEECKKKGLPWTLAKGFGSSCPVSDFVPKEKIPDPHKLQIWLKVNGKLRQEGDTSSMIFSIPYLISYISHIFTLEEGDLILTGSPKGVGAVEANDEIEAGIRDVVSVRFKVAQGTEPGSTRGV